Proteins encoded by one window of Ictidomys tridecemlineatus isolate mIctTri1 chromosome 7, mIctTri1.hap1, whole genome shotgun sequence:
- the Tonsl gene encoding tonsoku-like protein isoform X2 produces the protein MNLDRELRQLSKAKARAQKNGQLHEEAAFCHQLGELLASHGRYAEALEEHQQELRLLESVLDTLGCAVAHRKIGERLAEMEDYSAALQHQHRHLELADSLSNHTELQRAWATIGRTHLDIYDHCQSRDDLLQAQTAFEKSLAIIDEKLEGTLSQRELSEMRTRLYLNLGLTFESLQQTALCNDYFKKSIFLAEQNHLYEDLFRARYNLGAIYCREGKHSQAMRCLEGARECARAMKKRFMESECCVMVSQVLQDLGDFLAAKRALKKAYRLGSQKPVQRAAICQSLKYVLAVIRLQQQLEESESSDPQGAMAICEQLGDLFSKAADFPKAVEAYQKQLHFAERLNRPDLELATIHVSLAATRADMKDYHQAVYHYEEELRLRNGNALEEANTWFNIALSREEAGDTYELLAPCFQKALNCAQQAQQPQLQQVLQHLHTVQLRLQPQEAPGTKTRLQELSATEELVEEEEEEAMEEAAASVALEASELELSESEDDADSLAWQLEEDEEFQGCLGRRKVNRVRTMCPSPSCPGSRTHPSHLCPKSRLLCPQWNRRNDMGETLLHRACIEGHLRRVQDLVRQGHPLNPRDYCGWTPLHEACNFGHLEIVRFLLDHGAAVDDPGGQGCEGITPLHDALTCGHFEVAELLIERGASVTLRTRKGHSPLETLQQWVKLYCRDLDLETRQKAAAMERRLQAASLGSASPASWTIPSNHLFDPETSPPSSPCPEPPWHTPRSSEASLACTRVSPQQAASVVAKPRRSRHRLASSSSSEGEDSAGPHMPSQKRPRYSAPAQQDEARTACPASIREASTVSAGQAAYQAAIRGVGSAQSRCLRQGPWGPGEAPTPQTALIPEEEYLAGDWLELDTPLPRRPFRTPRPQGSGDSNRPSAVGPDNEEHSARPRTWTRQSRLTCLESCSTLDRAGGSSLVAELPENPNVPRVPGESPATGQPLGLVQPPPIRIRVQVQDNLFLVPVPHSEVHSVAWLAEQASQRYYQTCGLLPRLSLRKEGALLAPQDSIPDVLQSNDEVLAEVTSWDLPPLIDRYRRACQSLGQGEHQQVLQAMEHQGSSPSFSACSLALSQAQLTPLLRALKLHTALRELHLAGNRLGDGCASELLAALSTMPSLVLLDLSSNHLGQESLRQLAGGPQGQATLQNLEELDLSMNPLGDSCGQALASLLRACPLLSTLRLKACGFGPSLFLSHQAALGSAFQDAEHLKTLSLSYNALGALALTKALQSLPTCTLLHLELGSVAASKSDLGFMEPIVRYLAKEDCALVHLTLSANYLNDTAVRELSRCLPLCRSLISLDLSANPEISCASLQELLSALQQRPQGLHFLGLSGCTVQGPLGPGLWDKITTQLRELQLCSRGLCAEDHDALRQRLQSPSSRALTRGPQLFFRDL, from the exons AACTGAGCAAGGCCAAGGCCAGGGCCCAGAAGAACGGGCAGCTGCACGAGGAGGCGGCCTTCTGCCATCAGCTGGGGGAGCTGCTGGCCAGCCACG GCCGCTATGCTGAAGCCCTGGAGGAGCACCAGCAGGAGCTGCGGCTCCTGGAGAGCGTCCTGGACACCCTAGGCTGTGCGGTGGCTCACCGCAAGATAGGAGAGCGGTTGGCTGAGATGGAGGACTACTCCGCTGCCCTACAG CACCAGCACCGTCACCTGGAGCTGGCAGATTCCCTGTCCAATCACACAGAGCTGCAGAGGGCATGGGCCACCATTGGCCGCACCCACCTGGACATCTATGACCACTGCCAGTCGAGGGATGACTTGCTACAGGCACAGACTGCCTTTGAGAAGAGCTTGGCTATTATAGATGAGAAGCTGGAGG GGACCCTGTCCCAGCGAGAGCTGAGTGAGATGAGGACTCGACTCTACCTCAACCTGGGTCTCACTTTTGAGAGCCTGCAGCAGACAGCCCTGTGCAATGACTACTTCAAGAAAAGCATCTTTCTTGCTGA GCAGAACCACCTCTATGAGGACCTGTTCCGTGCCCGCTATAACCTGGGTGCCATCTACTGTCGGGAAGGGAAGCACTCTCAGGCCATGCGCTGCTTGGAGGGGGCCCGGGAATGTGCACGTGCCATGAAGAAGCGGTTCATGGAGAGCGAGTGCTGTGTGATGGTCTCCCAG gTCCTCCAAGATCTGGGGGATTTTTTAGCTGCCAAACGTGCTCTGAAGAAGGCCTACAGGCTGGGTTCCCAGAAACCTGTACAGAGGGCAGCTATCTGCCAGAGCCTCAAGTATG TGCTAGCAGTGATCAGGCTGCAACAGCAGCTGGAGGAGTCTGAGAGCAGTGACCCTCAGGGTGCCATGGCCATCTGTGAGCAGCTGGGGGACCTGTTCTCTAAGGCGGCTGACTTCCCCAAGGCTGTTGAGGCTTATCAGAAGCAG CTGCACTTTGCTGAGCGACTGAATAGACCAGACCTCGAGCTGGCCACCATCCACGTGTCCCTGGCCGCCACACGGGCAGACATGAAGGACTATCACCAGGCAGTATACCACTATGAAGAAGAACTCAGGCTGCGCAATGGCAATGCCCTGGAG GAGGCCAATACCTGGTTCAACATTGCACTCTCCCGCGAGGAGGCTGGTGATACATATGAGCTTCTGGCTCCATGCTTCCAGAAGGCTCTTAATTGTGCCCAGCAGGCCCAGCAGCCCCAGTTGCAG CAGGTATTGCAGCACCTCCACACTGTGCAGCTGAGGCTACAGCCCCAAGAAGCTCCTGGCACCAAAACCAGACTGCAAGAGCTGAGTGCGACTGAAGAACtggtggaagaggaagaggaggaggcaatGGAAGAGGCGGCAGCTAGCGTGGCCCTGGAGGCCAGTGAGCTAGAGCTCTCAGAGAGTG AGGATGATGCTGACAGCCTGGCCTGGCAGCtggaggaggatgaggagttTCAGGGTTGCCTAGGCCGGCGGAAGGTGAACAGGGTAAGGACCATGTGCCCCAGTCCCTCCTGTCCTGGCAGCCGCACCCATCCCTCACACCTCTGCCCCAAGTCAAGGCTACTCTGCCCACAGTGGAACCGGCGCAATGACATGGGGGAGACCCTGCTGCACCGAGCCTGCATTGAGGGCCATTTGCGCCGTGTCCAGGACCTTGTGAGGCAG GGCCACCCCCTGAATCCTCGGGACTACTGTGGCTGGACACCTCTACATGAAGCCTGCAACTTTGGACACCTGG AGATCGTCCGCTTCCTTCTGGACCACGGGGCTGCAGTGGATGATCCAGGTGGCCAGGGGTGTGAGGGCATTACCCCTCTACATGACGCCCTTACCTGTGGCCACTTTGAGGTGGCTGAGCTGCTTATTGAGCGAGGGGCATCTGTCACTCTCCGAACCAGGAAG GGCCATAGCCCACTGGAGACACTGCAGCAGTGGGTGAAGTTGTACTGCAGGGACCTAGACCTTGAGACACGACAGAAGGCAGCAGCCATGGAGAGGAGGCTCCAGGCGGCTTCTTTAGGCTCAG cctccccagcctcctggacCATACCAAGTAACCACCTGTTTGATCCTGAGACCTCTCCTCCCTCAAGCCCCTGCCCAGAACCCCCTTGGCACACTCCTAGGTCCTCAGAGGCCTCTCTAGCCTGCACCAGGGTTTCCCCACAGCAGGCTGCATCAGTTGTGGCAAAGCCTCGAAGGAGTAGGCATAGGTtggccagcagcagcagctcagAGGGTGAGGACAGTGCTGGGCCCCACATGCCATCCCAGAAGAGGCCAAGGTACTCTGCCCCTGCACAGCAGGATGAGGCCAGGACAGCTTGCCCTGCCAGCATCAGGGAGGCGAGTACCGTGAGTGCTGGCCAGGCAGCCTATCAGGCAGCCATCCGAGGTGTGGGCAGTGCCCAGAGCCGCTGCCTCAGGCAGGGCCCTTGGGGCCCAGGTGAAGCCCCTACACCCCAGACAGCACTCATTCCCGAGGAGGAATACCTGGCTGGAGACTGGCTGGAATTGGACACACCCCTGCCCCGCCGCCCATTCCGCACGCCCCGCCCCCAGGGCAGTGGGGACAGCAACAGGCCCAGTGCTGTAGGACCAGACAATGAGGAACACTCTGCCAGGCCCCGAACCTGGACCAGGCAGAGCCGCCTGACCTGTCTTGAGAGTTGCAGCACACTGGACAGAGCTGGAGGCAGCAGCTTGGTTGCAGAGCTCCCAGAGAATCCCAACGTGCCCAGGGTCCCTGGGGAAAGCCCTGCAACAGGCCAGCCCTTG GGTCTAGTACAGCCTCCTCCCATCCGGATTCGAGTTCAAGTTCAGGATAACCTTTTTCTTGTCCCTGTCCCACACAG TGAGGTCCACTCTGTGGCTTGGCTGGCTGAGCAGGCCTCCCAGCGCTACTACCAGACATGTGGGCTACTGCCCAGACTCAGCCTGCGGAAGGAGGGCGCATTGCTGGCCCCTCAGGACTCCATCCCTGATGTGCTGCAGAGCAACGATGAG GTGTTGGCTGAAGTGACTTCATGGGACCTGCCCCCGCTTATCGACCGCTACCGCAGGGCCTGCCAGAGCCTGGGACAAG GGGAACACCAACAGGTGCTGCAGGCCATGGAGCACCAGGGCTCAAGCCCCTCCTTCAGTGCCTGCTCCCTGGCCCTGAGCCAGGCCCAGCTCACACCCCTACTTCGAGCCCTCAAGCTACACACAGCGCTCCGGGAGCTGCACCTAGCAGGGAATCGGCTCGGGGATGGATGTGCCAGTGAGCTGCTAGCTGCTCTGagcaccatgcccagcctggTCCTCCTTGATCTTTCGTCTAATCACCTGGGCCAGGAAAGTCTACGCCAACTTGCCGGGGGCCCTCAAGGCCAGGCCACCTTGCAG AACTTGGAGGAGCTGGACTTAAGCATGAACCCTCTAGGAGACAGTTGTGGTCAGGCCCTGGCTTCCCTCCTGCGGGCCTGCCCCTTACTCAGCACTCTGCGCCTGAAGGCTTGTGGTTTTGGTCCCAGCCTCTTCCTGAGCCACCAGGCAGCCCTGGGCAGTGCCTTCCAAG ATGCTGAGCACTTGAAGACCCTGTCCTTATCCTACAATGCCCTGGGTGCCCTTGCCCTGACCAAGGCCCTGCAAAGCCTGCCCACCTGTACTCTTTTGCACCTAGAACTTGGCTCCGTGGCAGCCAGCAAGAGTGACTTGGGCTTCATGGAGCCCATTGTCAGGTATCTGGCCAAG GAAGACTGTGCTCTGGTCCACCTGACCCTGTCTGCAAATTACCTGAATGACACAGCTGTGAGAGAACTAAGCAG GTGCCTGCCTCTCTGCCGCTCACTCATCTCTCTGGACCTGTCTGCCAACCCTGAAATCAGCTGTGCCAGCCTGCAGGAGCTCCTGTCTGCCCTCCAGCAGAGGCCTCAAGGCCTCCACTTCCTTGGCCTTTCAG GCTGCACTGTCCAGGGTCCCCTGGGCCCGGGTCTCTGGGACAAAATCACCACGCAGCTGCGGGAGCTCCAACTATGTAGCAGAGGCCTGTGTGCCGAGGACCACGATGCCCTGCGCCAGCGGCTGCAGAGTCCCAGCTCCCGCGCTCTGACCCGGGGCCCCCAGCTCTTCTTCCGGGACCTCTGA
- the Tonsl gene encoding tonsoku-like protein isoform X4, protein MNLDRELRQLSKAKARAQKNGQLHEEAAFCHQLGELLASHGRYAEALEEHQQELRLLESVLDTLGCAVAHRKIGERLAEMEDYSAALQHQHRHLELADSLSNHTELQRAWATIGRTHLDIYDHCQSRDDLLQAQTAFEKSLAIIDEKLEGTLSQRELSEMRTRLYLNLGLTFESLQQTALCNDYFKKSIFLAEQNHLYEDLFRARYNLGAIYCREGKHSQAMRCLEGARECARAMKKRFMESECCVMVSQVLQDLGDFLAAKRALKKAYRLGSQKPVQRAAICQSLKYVLAVIRLQQQLEESESSDPQGAMAICEQLGDLFSKAADFPKAVEAYQKQLHFAERLNRPDLELATIHVSLAATRADMKDYHQAVYHYEEELRLRNGNALEEANTWFNIALSREEAGDTYELLAPCFQKALNCAQQAQQPQLQKQVLQHLHTVQLRLQPQEAPGTKTRLQELSATEELVEEEEEEAMEEAAASVALEASELELSESEDDADSLAWQLEEDEEFQGCLGRRKVNRVRTMCPSPSCPGSRTHPSHLCPKSRLLCPQWNRRNDMGETLLHRACIEGHLRRVQDLVRQGHPLNPRDYCGWTPLHEACNFGHLEIVRFLLDHGAAVDDPGGQGCEGITPLHDALTCGHFEVAELLIERGASVTLRTRKGHSPLETLQQWVKLYCRDLDLETRQKAAAMERRLQAASLGSASPASWTIPSNHLFDPETSPPSSPCPEPPWHTPRSSEASLACTRVSPQQAASVVAKPRRSRHRLASSSSSEGEDSAGPHMPSQKRPRYSAPAQQDEARTACPASIREASTVSAGQAAYQAAIRGVGSAQSRCLRQGPWGPGEAPTPQTALIPEEEYLAGDWLELDTPLPRRPFRTPRPQGSGDSNRPSAVGPDNEEHSARPRTWTRQSRLTCLESCSTLDRAGGSSLVAELPENPNVPRVPGESPATGQPLGLVQPPPIRIRVQVQDNLFLVPVPHSEVHSVAWLAEQASQRYYQTCGLLPRLSLRKEGALLAPQDSIPDVLQSNDEVLAEVTSWDLPPLIDRYRRACQSLGQGEHQQVLQAMEHQGSSPSFSACSLALSQAQLTPLLRALKLHTALRELHLAGNRLGDGCASELLAALSTMPSLVLLDLSSNHLGQESLRQLAGGPQGQATLQNLEELDLSMNPLGDSCGQALASLLRACPLLSTLRLKACGFGPSLFLSHQAALGSAFQDAEHLKTLSLSYNALGALALTKALQSLPTCTLLHLELGSVAASKSDLGFMEPIVRKTVLWST, encoded by the exons AACTGAGCAAGGCCAAGGCCAGGGCCCAGAAGAACGGGCAGCTGCACGAGGAGGCGGCCTTCTGCCATCAGCTGGGGGAGCTGCTGGCCAGCCACG GCCGCTATGCTGAAGCCCTGGAGGAGCACCAGCAGGAGCTGCGGCTCCTGGAGAGCGTCCTGGACACCCTAGGCTGTGCGGTGGCTCACCGCAAGATAGGAGAGCGGTTGGCTGAGATGGAGGACTACTCCGCTGCCCTACAG CACCAGCACCGTCACCTGGAGCTGGCAGATTCCCTGTCCAATCACACAGAGCTGCAGAGGGCATGGGCCACCATTGGCCGCACCCACCTGGACATCTATGACCACTGCCAGTCGAGGGATGACTTGCTACAGGCACAGACTGCCTTTGAGAAGAGCTTGGCTATTATAGATGAGAAGCTGGAGG GGACCCTGTCCCAGCGAGAGCTGAGTGAGATGAGGACTCGACTCTACCTCAACCTGGGTCTCACTTTTGAGAGCCTGCAGCAGACAGCCCTGTGCAATGACTACTTCAAGAAAAGCATCTTTCTTGCTGA GCAGAACCACCTCTATGAGGACCTGTTCCGTGCCCGCTATAACCTGGGTGCCATCTACTGTCGGGAAGGGAAGCACTCTCAGGCCATGCGCTGCTTGGAGGGGGCCCGGGAATGTGCACGTGCCATGAAGAAGCGGTTCATGGAGAGCGAGTGCTGTGTGATGGTCTCCCAG gTCCTCCAAGATCTGGGGGATTTTTTAGCTGCCAAACGTGCTCTGAAGAAGGCCTACAGGCTGGGTTCCCAGAAACCTGTACAGAGGGCAGCTATCTGCCAGAGCCTCAAGTATG TGCTAGCAGTGATCAGGCTGCAACAGCAGCTGGAGGAGTCTGAGAGCAGTGACCCTCAGGGTGCCATGGCCATCTGTGAGCAGCTGGGGGACCTGTTCTCTAAGGCGGCTGACTTCCCCAAGGCTGTTGAGGCTTATCAGAAGCAG CTGCACTTTGCTGAGCGACTGAATAGACCAGACCTCGAGCTGGCCACCATCCACGTGTCCCTGGCCGCCACACGGGCAGACATGAAGGACTATCACCAGGCAGTATACCACTATGAAGAAGAACTCAGGCTGCGCAATGGCAATGCCCTGGAG GAGGCCAATACCTGGTTCAACATTGCACTCTCCCGCGAGGAGGCTGGTGATACATATGAGCTTCTGGCTCCATGCTTCCAGAAGGCTCTTAATTGTGCCCAGCAGGCCCAGCAGCCCCAGTTGCAG AAGCAGGTATTGCAGCACCTCCACACTGTGCAGCTGAGGCTACAGCCCCAAGAAGCTCCTGGCACCAAAACCAGACTGCAAGAGCTGAGTGCGACTGAAGAACtggtggaagaggaagaggaggaggcaatGGAAGAGGCGGCAGCTAGCGTGGCCCTGGAGGCCAGTGAGCTAGAGCTCTCAGAGAGTG AGGATGATGCTGACAGCCTGGCCTGGCAGCtggaggaggatgaggagttTCAGGGTTGCCTAGGCCGGCGGAAGGTGAACAGGGTAAGGACCATGTGCCCCAGTCCCTCCTGTCCTGGCAGCCGCACCCATCCCTCACACCTCTGCCCCAAGTCAAGGCTACTCTGCCCACAGTGGAACCGGCGCAATGACATGGGGGAGACCCTGCTGCACCGAGCCTGCATTGAGGGCCATTTGCGCCGTGTCCAGGACCTTGTGAGGCAG GGCCACCCCCTGAATCCTCGGGACTACTGTGGCTGGACACCTCTACATGAAGCCTGCAACTTTGGACACCTGG AGATCGTCCGCTTCCTTCTGGACCACGGGGCTGCAGTGGATGATCCAGGTGGCCAGGGGTGTGAGGGCATTACCCCTCTACATGACGCCCTTACCTGTGGCCACTTTGAGGTGGCTGAGCTGCTTATTGAGCGAGGGGCATCTGTCACTCTCCGAACCAGGAAG GGCCATAGCCCACTGGAGACACTGCAGCAGTGGGTGAAGTTGTACTGCAGGGACCTAGACCTTGAGACACGACAGAAGGCAGCAGCCATGGAGAGGAGGCTCCAGGCGGCTTCTTTAGGCTCAG cctccccagcctcctggacCATACCAAGTAACCACCTGTTTGATCCTGAGACCTCTCCTCCCTCAAGCCCCTGCCCAGAACCCCCTTGGCACACTCCTAGGTCCTCAGAGGCCTCTCTAGCCTGCACCAGGGTTTCCCCACAGCAGGCTGCATCAGTTGTGGCAAAGCCTCGAAGGAGTAGGCATAGGTtggccagcagcagcagctcagAGGGTGAGGACAGTGCTGGGCCCCACATGCCATCCCAGAAGAGGCCAAGGTACTCTGCCCCTGCACAGCAGGATGAGGCCAGGACAGCTTGCCCTGCCAGCATCAGGGAGGCGAGTACCGTGAGTGCTGGCCAGGCAGCCTATCAGGCAGCCATCCGAGGTGTGGGCAGTGCCCAGAGCCGCTGCCTCAGGCAGGGCCCTTGGGGCCCAGGTGAAGCCCCTACACCCCAGACAGCACTCATTCCCGAGGAGGAATACCTGGCTGGAGACTGGCTGGAATTGGACACACCCCTGCCCCGCCGCCCATTCCGCACGCCCCGCCCCCAGGGCAGTGGGGACAGCAACAGGCCCAGTGCTGTAGGACCAGACAATGAGGAACACTCTGCCAGGCCCCGAACCTGGACCAGGCAGAGCCGCCTGACCTGTCTTGAGAGTTGCAGCACACTGGACAGAGCTGGAGGCAGCAGCTTGGTTGCAGAGCTCCCAGAGAATCCCAACGTGCCCAGGGTCCCTGGGGAAAGCCCTGCAACAGGCCAGCCCTTG GGTCTAGTACAGCCTCCTCCCATCCGGATTCGAGTTCAAGTTCAGGATAACCTTTTTCTTGTCCCTGTCCCACACAG TGAGGTCCACTCTGTGGCTTGGCTGGCTGAGCAGGCCTCCCAGCGCTACTACCAGACATGTGGGCTACTGCCCAGACTCAGCCTGCGGAAGGAGGGCGCATTGCTGGCCCCTCAGGACTCCATCCCTGATGTGCTGCAGAGCAACGATGAG GTGTTGGCTGAAGTGACTTCATGGGACCTGCCCCCGCTTATCGACCGCTACCGCAGGGCCTGCCAGAGCCTGGGACAAG GGGAACACCAACAGGTGCTGCAGGCCATGGAGCACCAGGGCTCAAGCCCCTCCTTCAGTGCCTGCTCCCTGGCCCTGAGCCAGGCCCAGCTCACACCCCTACTTCGAGCCCTCAAGCTACACACAGCGCTCCGGGAGCTGCACCTAGCAGGGAATCGGCTCGGGGATGGATGTGCCAGTGAGCTGCTAGCTGCTCTGagcaccatgcccagcctggTCCTCCTTGATCTTTCGTCTAATCACCTGGGCCAGGAAAGTCTACGCCAACTTGCCGGGGGCCCTCAAGGCCAGGCCACCTTGCAG AACTTGGAGGAGCTGGACTTAAGCATGAACCCTCTAGGAGACAGTTGTGGTCAGGCCCTGGCTTCCCTCCTGCGGGCCTGCCCCTTACTCAGCACTCTGCGCCTGAAGGCTTGTGGTTTTGGTCCCAGCCTCTTCCTGAGCCACCAGGCAGCCCTGGGCAGTGCCTTCCAAG ATGCTGAGCACTTGAAGACCCTGTCCTTATCCTACAATGCCCTGGGTGCCCTTGCCCTGACCAAGGCCCTGCAAAGCCTGCCCACCTGTACTCTTTTGCACCTAGAACTTGGCTCCGTGGCAGCCAGCAAGAGTGACTTGGGCTTCATGGAGCCCATTGTCAG GAAGACTGTGCTCTGGTCCACCTGA